GGCTAATGCAACCATTGGAAATAATGAAGTGCTTTGATTGGTCAAACCAAGTAATTCAAGCTTTTCCATTGCTTTACTGTCGATTTGAGTCCCTTCGCGAACAATAATTTCTCCTTGGTAAATCATAGCTGGCGGAATTGCATCCATTGCATTTTGGCGCAATTCTTTCGTCTTTTTATCATTGGCAAAATCGTTAGCTACGATCCCTTCATTGACGATATAACGAATTTCTTGTTGCATAGCTCCCGTGACGTCAAGAAATTGAATTTTCTCGATTGCACTTTGACGAATATTATCCAAGTCGGCTTCACGAACGTGATCTTTCATCTTTTCATCGACGATTTTTAAGCTTTCAGTCTTAACTTGTTGAATCTGATTGGCATCTAATGAAAAAATATTTTGATAAAAAACGTTAGGAAATTTTTGATAAAAGGAAACTTCATCTTGATCCAACGATTCGAACTGAGCTTTTAGATTAGCAACTCTTTCTTCTATAGTTGGTTTAGGAATCGTTTCATCTTTCTTAGCTTTTGCTTTGTTCTCTTCATATTCTTTATCTGTTTTTTCATTGGCAGTCACAATTAATTTAAATAACTTTTCGATGCGTTTATGCTGAACTTCTGCTGTTTCTTCCTGATAAATATATTCAGGTGTGACTGCTTCAGCAGCTAGCTTTTTCTTTTGAGTAGTTTCATACGTATTTTCAACGTTTTTATTTGCCCGAATAGTATTCTCAGCTAATTGCCCCTCTTTTATTTCTACTTTATTCTGATGAACGCTGCCAAACATAATAATAAATAGAAAACATGAAAAAACAAGTAGCAATATGGGAATATACGCTTTTCCCAATTTATCACGTAATTTTAGTAACGAGTATTTCAACGGAATTTTCACTCCTTTCCGTAAATTTAAATCTATTTTTGACTTTCTTTATCATATGCTCGAATGATTTGGGCAACAACTGGATGCCGCACAACATCTCCTGCATCAAAATGAACAAACGCAATCTTATCGATCGAGCGCAAGGTTTTTTCTGCATGAATCAAGCCGCTGGCAACCCCTTTAGGTAAGTCCACTTGGCTTGTATCACCGTTTACAATCATTCTTGAATTAAATCCTAATCTAGTCAAAAACATCTTCATTTGAGCAACGGTTGTATTTTGCGCTTCATCTAAAATAACAAAAGCATCATCCAACGTCCGTCCTCTCATGTATGCTAGTGGTGCGATCTCAATTACACCACGTTCCATTAAGCGATTTGTATGATCCATACCAAAAACTTGGTACAGCGCATCATAAACTGGTCGCAGATATGGGTCGACCTTTTCTTTTAAGTCACCAGGTAAAAAGCCTAAACTTTCACCTGCTTCAACAGCTGGGCGAGTTAAAATAATTTTTTGGACCTCCCCTTTTTTTAATGCGGAAACAGCCATAACTACTGCTAAGAAAGTTTTACCTGTTCCTGCCGGACCAATCCCGAAAATAATATCACGGTTTCGTACCGCATCAATATACTTTTTTTGACCAACATTTTTGATGCGGATCGCTCTACCGTGATGATCTTTTAAAATTTCTTGTTCATACATGACAACAAAGGCATCCAAATCACCGCTTCTAGCCATTTTCAAAGCTGAAACTACATCCGGTGTGCTTATCTTGATACCGCGTTGGATGAGCACTTGCAAGGTTTTAAGGACCGCAGCAATCAATTGGACCTCAGTCTCTGCTCCAAGTAATTGGATTGTTTCGCCGCGAGTATTGATCGTTACTGCAGCATTGTCTTCTAAATATTTTATATGTTTATCATGGGTTCCTAAAAGCATACTCACGTCATCAGAATCATTTAATTTCAATTCCAATGAGATTGACTGATTTTCTGTCAAAAAACACCCATCTCCTTTATTTTTTCATTCCCTATAATCATACCATATTATTTATTTATTAAAAAGAGAGCGGATTAAATCTAGTTAGAGGATGAGACTGAAGTGTTTGATTTCGAGGACTAACTAGGTATTTTGGACTACCAACTCGTACCTTGTTGTGTTTTACAGTCATTTCAAATTGTTTTTGAAGGAGTGACTTCTATACCATCGTTCATTTGTACTTTAGCGCTGAAACAAAAGGGACTTTTTCTTTTCTCTCACACCCGCTCTTTATTCGGCTCTATACTTTCTGATGTTGGTGAGAAATCACCGGCATCTTTTTTAATGCAAAATAATAGAAAAGACACCCTGATATCCTTTAGAATTAAGTCGACGAAAACCAATCAAAAGGGGAAATCAAGATGTCCTATACAAATCTTATCAAAGAAACCTTAGATATTCTAGACTTAAACATCACTTTTAATGAAATTTGCTTAAAAAAGGAATCGATCAAAGGAAGAATTTGTCAGGTCTTCTCTGGTACGCTCGATTATGCTGCTCATGTTTGTCCTCACTGTGAGGGAGAAGAAAAGGAGGCGATTATCCGTTGGGGCTTTACAAGCTGTCTGATTTTATTGAATGATGTTTCGGAGTATCAAACGTATTTACGCTTGAAGAAACGCCGTTTCTTCTGTCAATCCTGCAATCGATCGTTCGTTGCTAAAACGAGTCTTGTTGAAAAACATTGTTCGATTTCAACTAAAGTGAAGTTATCCATTGCCGATCGACTCAGAAAAACCACTTCTATGAGTGAAATTGCGCGTCAAAAGAAGGTCTCAGTTTCCTCTGTTTACCGTGTCTTGAAACGATTTTATGAACCTAAAAAAATCAATCGACTCACCTTACCTGAAATCCTTTGTTTTGATGAATTTAAATCAGTTAAGCAAGTCGCGGCTTCTATGAGTTTCATCATGATGGACGGTCAAACAAAGCAGTTAATTGATGTCGTTGAAAACCGTCAGCTCCCTTTTCTAGAGCGGTATTTTTCACGTTTTTCGTTGTCTGTCCGTAAAACGGTAAAGTATATTGTTTGCGATATGTATGCCCCTTATTTTTCTCTCGTCAAAAAGTTATTTCCGATGGCTCAGATTATTCTTGATCGCTTTCATCTTGTCCAACTCATCAGTCGAACCTTTTTAAAACACCGTATTCAGAGAATGAACACATTTCTTCATCAGGGAAATACAGAAGCGAAAACGTATCGACACATGAAGAAATACTGGAAACTTCTTCAAAAAAATCAATCAAAGCTTGATTTTAAAAAACGCCTTTGGCGTTCTTCCTTCCGCACTTATTTAACTGAAACAGAAGTCGTTGATCGATTACTTGCGTATGATGACGAATTGAAAAGTGGCTACACCTGTTATCAGGACTTTCTTTATGCCGTACAGACAAGAGATTTTGATCGGTTTCATACACTATTAGACGAAGATTTCCGCCGTCTTCCTTCCTACTATCAAAAGACTATTGGTACTTTTAAGAAGTACCAAAATGAAATTAAAAATGCGCTAGAATTGCCTTATTCTAATGGACCATTAGAATGTTTAAATAATCATATTAAAGTGTTGAAGAGAAATGCATACGGCTTTCGTAACTTTTACAATTTCAAATTGAGAATTTCTTTATGTTTTGGTACGATTCTTTTTCAAGAAAACAAAAAACCTAGAGGAAAGTTCCTCTAGGAATCATACTAATCGATTTAATTCTTTGGTTTTTCTTTACCAACATTAGTTGACAAAGAGCCCTTTTTTGTTGTACACATATAAAAATGAACTTGTAAGTAAAGAATAGTAATGCAAAAGCGTCTATAACACTTTGTGAAGCTTAGCAAATCATGTTATCTACTTCTAATTGAAACATAACTCTTTAATTATCCCCCTTAACATGGACTCCTAACCCAGTTAAGGATATTTTACTTATACAAACTACAAACGCTACAAAAGAATGGGATATGCCTCCCGCAAATGGATATAACTGGATAGTTTAAACTATATAATGGCATATCTGTATAACACAGAATCAATCACACTTTCTAATCGCTTCTAAAAACCACCGTCTAAATTGTTTTTCATCAATATCCACACAAACACGACAGTTTATCTCTTTTCCCAGATATCCATCTAAATCGAATAATGTCGCTCCAGCCGTCAACAACCCTTGAGTTTCAACTGTAACATAAGACTCTCGCACTTCAAACATTTCAGGATCTAGCAGATAGGCGATCGCACAACCATCATACATCTTCAATCCAGTATCTAAACTACCACCGCGATATGCGCTAAACAAGTGATCGATCATGTCACCCGTTTTATTCATCTTTTGGAGCGTTGCCCGCTCTTCAGGTAAGACCAAGGCTTTTTCTCCTACATCTAATCCGACGACCGTTAAAGGCATCTTACTTTCAAAAACGATTTTGGCCGCTTCCGGATCAGCTGCGATGTTAAACTCTGACAATACACCATAATTTCCTCTGGCTAACGAGCCACCCATAATGATCAGTTCTTCGACTCTTTCCACACATTCCGGATACATTCTAAGCAAAAGAGCGATATTAGTTAATGGTCCGATCCCAACGATCGTAGTCTTTTCTTTTGACTCCATCAGTACTTTATACATCTCAATTACTGCATGGTTTTTTGTTAATAATTCATACTTGGATTCTGGAAATTCATAACCATCCATGCCTGTGCTTCCATGAATGTCGCTAGCATTGATCGCTTCACGCAACAATGGTCGATCTGAACCGATCGCCACAGGAACCTCTTTATCCCAAAAAGCCAGCAACGTCTTATTTTTTCACAACAATAAAAAAAGTCTGATAAGAATGTTCTATCCTTACCAGACCTAGATTTCTATTCAGTTATTTGGCTTACCAACACAATTTGACGTAGAACCAAAAAGAGTTAAGCAAAACGATAAAAAAGAAAGAAGTGTGAAACAAAAGTAGTTTTTACTTTTGTTTCACACTCCTTTCTTTTTTACGACTTTAAACTAACGTTCTAGTGAAATAGCACGTCCATTGTCGATGTATTGCGTATCGTTAACAGTATCGATTGTAAACTGTCCATTTTCGTAGGTCAGCTTGGTGACACTGCCATTTTCCAAGCCAATCTGCATTGGTAGACTAGTGTCGATCAAGGACAATAGGAATGAAATGGTCAGTCCATGAGAGACGATCATCACATTGCCACCGCCATTTTGTTCACGACGATGAGCCATATCTTCAAAGCCACTCCAAACTCGCTCACGAATTTTTTCGTAAGGCTCAGCCCAATTGGCAGTGTCAGCAGCAATAATAGCGTTAGCTAACTCTTTATAACTAATTCTGTTGGTCATCATATCTTCATAGTTGTTAAAGGCTAAAATTCTAGGGACAACACCCCAAAGTTCACCATCGTAACCGCCATCTAAAGAACCAAAACACCATTCACGAATACGACTATCAGTGCCATACGGTATAGCGGCGCCCTTTTGATGCTCCTGTAAAATAATCCGGGCGGTTTGCATCGCGCG
The Enterococcus silesiacus DNA segment above includes these coding regions:
- a CDS encoding phosphoglycerate mutase, with amino-acid sequence MNKPTTLYIIRHGKTMFNTIGRTQGWSDTPLTKEGEEVIHYLGLGLKEVDFKEAYSSDSGRAMQTARIILQEHQKGAAIPYGTDSRIREWCFGSLDGGYDGELWGVVPRILAFNNYEDMMTNRISYKELANAIIAADTANWAEPYEKIRERVWSGFEDMAHRREQNGGGNVMIVSHGLTISFLLSLIDTSLPMQIGLENGSVTKLTYENGQFTIDTVNDTQYIDNGRAISLER
- a CDS encoding transposase, with amino-acid sequence MSYTNLIKETLDILDLNITFNEICLKKESIKGRICQVFSGTLDYAAHVCPHCEGEEKEAIIRWGFTSCLILLNDVSEYQTYLRLKKRRFFCQSCNRSFVAKTSLVEKHCSISTKVKLSIADRLRKTTSMSEIARQKKVSVSSVYRVLKRFYEPKKINRLTLPEILCFDEFKSVKQVAASMSFIMMDGQTKQLIDVVENRQLPFLERYFSRFSLSVRKTVKYIVCDMYAPYFSLVKKLFPMAQIILDRFHLVQLISRTFLKHRIQRMNTFLHQGNTEAKTYRHMKKYWKLLQKNQSKLDFKKRLWRSSFRTYLTETEVVDRLLAYDDELKSGYTCYQDFLYAVQTRDFDRFHTLLDEDFRRLPSYYQKTIGTFKKYQNEIKNALELPYSNGPLECLNNHIKVLKRNAYGFRNFYNFKLRISLCFGTILFQENKKPRGKFL
- a CDS encoding phosphate starvation-inducible protein PhoH; protein product: MTENQSISLELKLNDSDDVSMLLGTHDKHIKYLEDNAAVTINTRGETIQLLGAETEVQLIAAVLKTLQVLIQRGIKISTPDVVSALKMARSGDLDAFVVMYEQEILKDHHGRAIRIKNVGQKKYIDAVRNRDIIFGIGPAGTGKTFLAVVMAVSALKKGEVQKIILTRPAVEAGESLGFLPGDLKEKVDPYLRPVYDALYQVFGMDHTNRLMERGVIEIAPLAYMRGRTLDDAFVILDEAQNTTVAQMKMFLTRLGFNSRMIVNGDTSQVDLPKGVASGLIHAEKTLRSIDKIAFVHFDAGDVVRHPVVAQIIRAYDKESQK